A stretch of DNA from Candidatus Neomarinimicrobiota bacterium:
TGATATGATTTTCCGCCACCTGATTGAACACCTGCGCCATCATGTTAATATAGTCAGGAACGCCGTCCATGTCCCCATCTTCGGAACTAACCGAATCTCTCCCTGCCAAAGTAAAGTGAAAGCGGAAGATGCCGGAATCGTAGGTTTGAGCCAATCCTGAGGGGCGCGCAAATGCGGCTATGCGTCGCTTAAAATCGACACCCAAATCTGACAGCACCTCCTTTACCTCAGGTGAAAGAGTTTCTCCATGGCGGATGAGTGACTGGAGTACGTGAGTGCCGCACTTGGGATCGATTACACTTGAGCTGATCCCAGATAGTTCGGTTTGGGCTTTGAGGCTGGCAATCTGTTGCAGGAGGAGTTGTTCTTCAACCGCGGCATTCATCTCATTCGATGGCACTCCGCCACCCGTCACCACTTGAGCAACTGCAACAAGGAACAGGATTGGAAAGTGTATTTTCACGTGAGGGTAGATTTATGAATTAGACTAATCTTCTGCTGTGTCACGTCTGTGGCGGCGTGCGTCTTTTGAGATCTTTTTGGCCATCTCCTCGAAAACGCGTTTTTCTTCATGCTGTTCACGTAGCTTGCGTTTTTCTTCCAGCAGGCGTTTCTTACTTAGGAAGAAACGTACAAACAGTCCGAAGACTAGGATTCCAAGAACATAGAAAATGGCGAAATATGTCAGATCAGGATTCATTCAGGACTCTCTGGTTTACCACTCTTTATGTATAAGTAACCGCCTGCCAGAAAAACTGTTCCCACGATGAATTCCACCGCTTCGGAGCGCAGCAATCCTCCTGCCACCATGCCGGCCCCTGCAACCATCAGCAAGTACGGTGCGCGCTCTTTCAGGCTCGATACAGATTCTGTTCCACCCACGCTCACTTCATCTCCTGCCACGGATTTCAGTTTGTCGATGGCACCATAGGTCTCTGAAAGAGGAAGACGTAGCACGGTTACGATATCTCCCTGGGCGTCCGGGACGACGATTTCGTACGATTCCACCGGTTTCGACAGTCTAAAGTTCAACTGCACCGATTCAGGCATCTGGTGAGCCTGGAATTCAGTAACAAATCCCGTTCTGACGAACGGCCACTCCCTGGTAGTGTCTATCGAAGCATCCACCAGCGTCATATAGAACCAACCTGTTTCAGACGTCCACGCTGAGACCTGTTCGCGCTCAGTCTTGCCCCTTTTCTCGATAGTGATGACGGTTCCATTGACTTTTTGTTCAATGGCGATTCCTGTTATTTCAACAGCTTTCGGATACGCCGCAGAAGTGAGAACCATCAGGAGCGGCAGGACGGTGGAAAAGGAAAAGGATGTGACGAATCTCATGATTGTTGCTCCGGCTTCAACGGAATATAAAAATTTTGCTTCAATTTTTGGGAGAACATTGTATATTCAATGTAAGAGCTCGAGTATGAAGCGTATTCTAAGATTCACCGTTCAACTGCTGATACTGTTTTTATTGGCATCCAGTCTGCCGCTGGATCTGTTCGCCGCGGCCGCGGCTGAACCGAACCTGAAATCGCCTCAGCAGACCAAGAAGAAACGTTCCTCCAAATCGAAAAAGAAAACGTCGGGAAAATCCTCCTCTAAGAAAGCAGCGCAGGCCAAGAAGTACTTTGATAGGGGGAAGAAGAGAATAAAAGCCAAAGATTATCAAGGAGCGTTGAAAGATTTTAAGGCAGCTGATAAACTGAAGCCTTCGAAGACGACCAAGTCTTACATCAAGAGATTAAGCGGGATGGTATCAAAGAAAAAGAAATCAGCGCCGGCGGTAGCGAAAAGAGTACCTGAGCCTAAGAGCGTATACCAGGTCTCAGATAATATCTATCGGATGACCTATCAGCTTGATGCTTCGACCCAGCGTATCCGGAGCGCCCGGCAGGCACTCAAGCCGATGGATACCCGGTCCGAAAGCCGTATGACTCTTGCACGGATGGAGAAGTTGGAGAAGAAGGCTTTGAATGAGCCGACGAATTCTAATGCACAGCGGGATCTTGCTCTGGAATACGAAAAAAAGGGAGCCTTTGGCAAAGCGAGAGATATCTATATGCGTCTGATCTCGTCTGCCCCCATGAACCCGGATTATCATTATTTTCTCGGCGCCATGTATGCGCGAATGGGGCAAGACAACAAGGCCCGTTATGCTTTTCAGGAAGTCCTGGAGATCGATCCTAATCATCTGGCAACAGTGAATGCACTGTCGCTTCACTCCGGGCGACCGGGCGGCAGTACGATGGCGACGGACTTGATGCAGAAAGCAGCCGCGAAAGCGCCGGAAGGGCCGGCTCAGATGCTGAAAGAGGTTCGCGAATATCTTGAATCCGGTGCCTACGATAATGTTATCTCAATGGCTCAAGAAGGCGAGAAGCGCTATCCCAAAAACGCCGTGCTTCCCTACATGAGAGGAATGGCCCACGAAGCAAAAGGTGACCTTGAGTCCGCCAAAAAAGCTTACAGGAACAGCATCGAACTCGACCCATCGGATCCGTCGTCGTCGGTGGCTCTGGGTGATCTCTATTCCAATCAGGGCAACTATCTCTACGCCGCCATCTCTTATGAAGGGGCCCTTGAAAAGAATCCCGCAGATGTGGTGCTCCGTTTCAAACACGGTCTCAGTTACTTCGAGGCTTATGAGTGGGCCAAGTGTGCAGCGGCGTGGGAAGATATATTGCACTACGCTCCCAATCATACCGAAGTGATCAAAATGCTGCCGCGGGTCTATTACATTTTAAGCATGGAGTACAACCGGAACGGATTCACCGATCTGAGCCGGCAGGCATTTGCCAATGCGATTTCAGTCAATCCTGCGTCCTCAGACTGGTTGGGTGATGCTTTGAACACCGCCGGCGAATACTACAGAGATAACGGCATGTACCGTGAGTCACTCAAAGCGTACCAGGAAGCGATGGAGCTGAGTCCCGAAAATGTACATCACTATAACGGCATCGGCGCC
This window harbors:
- a CDS encoding tetratricopeptide repeat protein — translated: MKRILRFTVQLLILFLLASSLPLDLFAAAAAEPNLKSPQQTKKKRSSKSKKKTSGKSSSKKAAQAKKYFDRGKKRIKAKDYQGALKDFKAADKLKPSKTTKSYIKRLSGMVSKKKKSAPAVAKRVPEPKSVYQVSDNIYRMTYQLDASTQRIRSARQALKPMDTRSESRMTLARMEKLEKKALNEPTNSNAQRDLALEYEKKGAFGKARDIYMRLISSAPMNPDYHYFLGAMYARMGQDNKARYAFQEVLEIDPNHLATVNALSLHSGRPGGSTMATDLMQKAAAKAPEGPAQMLKEVREYLESGAYDNVISMAQEGEKRYPKNAVLPYMRGMAHEAKGDLESAKKAYRNSIELDPSDPSSSVALGDLYSNQGNYLYAAISYEGALEKNPADVVLRFKHGLSYFEAYEWAKCAAAWEDILHYAPNHTEVIKMLPRVYYILSMEYNRNGFTDLSRQAFANAISVNPASSDWLGDALNTAGEYYRDNGMYRESLKAYQEAMELSPENVHHYNGIGATYWYMGEKEMAVAAWEKSLSLHSGDNAARGWLLLANR